In a genomic window of Streptomyces sp. BHT-5-2:
- a CDS encoding DNA/RNA helicase domain-containing protein, which yields MRKEQEFVDLLHERLDALRSGARSAMDEALPHAGGTFQARLERDVLVAEQAELLAGFEAGEHGLCFGRLAFRDGRDHHIGRIGIRRDDADRTPLVIDWRADVARPFYLATGHTPMGLRRRRHLTTKGRRVTALHDEILDLADSERTGHEGADADAVLLASLDAARTGRMHDIVQTIQADQDRIIRAPHDGVLVVEGGPGTGKTVVALHRAAYLLYAHRAQLARRAVLIVGPNPAFLGYIGQVLPSLGETGVLLATPGELFPGVTATGTDTPRAAEVKGGAAMADALARSVTDQQSLPDPVLVIDHEDGELHLDATIAAEARRQARATLLPHNLARPHFAFHVIDALTAQLAERIGADPYGGPNLLGPDDIAQLGKAIATSGAVHGAIEELWPSLTAQQLVADFLAEPVHLPDADAAAIRRTGGAWTPADVALLDEAAELLGEDDSAVRAAAEAERQELIAYAQGVLDLSYGSRTQEFEDRDDEDSEVLAAHDLIDADRLAERQEEADHRTAAERAAADRTWAFGHIIVDEAQELSPMLWRLLMRRCPTRSMTLVGDPAQTSEPGGCGAWESILTPHVGERWEHVRLGVNYRTPTEIMEAAAEIPRSLDPSFVPPKSIRSTGVHPWARRTDDLPAAVAQAVAREAEGDHGGRLAVIAPRERCAALAAALPTASAGPAPDLTNPVVILDPRQAKGLEFDTVLVAEPGEFGASDLYVALTRATQRLGVLHTGTLPRSLTALAG from the coding sequence TTGCGTAAGGAGCAGGAATTCGTGGACCTGCTCCACGAACGCCTCGACGCCCTGCGGTCCGGGGCGCGGTCGGCTATGGACGAAGCCCTCCCGCACGCCGGGGGCACGTTCCAGGCACGTCTGGAACGGGATGTGCTGGTCGCCGAACAGGCCGAACTGCTGGCCGGCTTCGAAGCCGGGGAGCACGGGCTGTGCTTCGGCCGACTGGCCTTCCGGGACGGCCGCGACCACCACATCGGCCGGATCGGCATCCGGCGCGACGACGCCGACCGCACTCCGCTGGTCATCGATTGGCGGGCCGACGTCGCCCGCCCCTTCTACCTCGCCACCGGGCACACCCCGATGGGACTGCGGCGCCGGCGCCACCTGACCACCAAGGGCCGCCGGGTCACCGCGCTGCACGACGAGATCCTCGACCTCGCCGACTCCGAGCGCACCGGACACGAAGGGGCCGACGCGGACGCCGTCCTGCTGGCGTCGCTGGACGCGGCCCGCACCGGCCGCATGCACGACATCGTGCAGACCATCCAGGCCGACCAGGACCGCATCATCCGCGCCCCGCACGACGGCGTCCTCGTCGTCGAAGGCGGTCCGGGCACCGGCAAGACCGTCGTGGCGCTGCACCGGGCCGCGTATCTGCTGTACGCACACCGCGCGCAGCTCGCCCGGCGCGCGGTGCTGATCGTCGGACCCAACCCGGCGTTCCTCGGCTACATCGGCCAGGTGCTGCCCTCGCTCGGCGAGACCGGTGTGCTGCTGGCGACGCCCGGGGAGCTGTTCCCCGGCGTGACCGCCACCGGCACCGACACGCCCCGCGCGGCCGAGGTCAAGGGCGGCGCGGCGATGGCCGACGCCCTCGCGCGGTCCGTGACCGACCAACAGTCCCTCCCCGACCCGGTCCTCGTCATCGACCACGAGGACGGCGAACTGCATCTGGACGCGACGATCGCGGCGGAGGCCCGCCGGCAGGCCCGGGCCACCCTGCTGCCGCACAACCTCGCGCGCCCGCACTTCGCCTTCCACGTGATCGACGCACTCACCGCACAACTCGCCGAGCGGATCGGCGCCGACCCCTACGGCGGCCCCAACCTCCTCGGCCCGGACGACATCGCCCAGTTGGGCAAGGCCATCGCCACCAGCGGCGCGGTGCACGGCGCCATCGAGGAGCTGTGGCCGTCCCTCACCGCGCAGCAGCTGGTCGCCGACTTCCTCGCCGAGCCGGTCCATCTGCCCGACGCCGACGCGGCCGCGATCCGCCGCACCGGCGGTGCCTGGACCCCGGCGGACGTCGCGCTGCTGGACGAGGCCGCCGAACTCCTCGGCGAGGACGACTCGGCCGTGCGGGCCGCCGCCGAGGCCGAACGCCAGGAACTCATCGCCTACGCACAGGGCGTGCTGGACCTCTCCTACGGTTCGCGCACCCAGGAGTTCGAGGACCGGGACGACGAGGACTCCGAGGTGCTGGCCGCGCACGACCTGATCGACGCCGACCGGCTCGCCGAACGTCAGGAGGAGGCCGACCACCGCACCGCCGCCGAACGCGCCGCGGCGGACCGCACCTGGGCCTTCGGCCACATCATCGTCGACGAGGCGCAGGAGCTCTCGCCGATGCTGTGGCGGCTGCTGATGCGCCGTTGCCCGACCCGTTCCATGACCCTGGTCGGCGACCCCGCGCAGACCTCGGAACCGGGTGGCTGCGGTGCCTGGGAGAGCATCCTGACGCCGCACGTCGGCGAACGCTGGGAACACGTCCGACTGGGCGTCAACTACCGTACGCCGACGGAGATCATGGAGGCCGCGGCGGAGATCCCCCGGTCCCTCGACCCGTCGTTCGTGCCGCCGAAGTCGATCCGTTCGACCGGCGTCCACCCGTGGGCCCGGCGCACCGACGACCTGCCGGCGGCCGTCGCCCAAGCCGTGGCCCGCGAAGCGGAAGGCGACCACGGGGGCCGGCTCGCCGTGATCGCCCCGCGTGAGCGCTGTGCCGCCCTGGCGGCCGCCCTCCCGACGGCCTCCGCCGGCCCGGCCCCCGACCTCACCAACCCGGTGGTGATACTGGACCCGCGCCAGGCCAAGGGGCTGGAGTTCGACACGGTGCTGGTGGCCGAACCTGGGGAGTTCGGGGCGAGCGATCTGTATGTCGCGCTCACGCGGGCGACGCAGCGACTGGGCGTGCTCCACACGGGGACGCTGCCGCG
- a CDS encoding translation factor GTPase family protein, with the protein MHIQHTLNIGILAHVDAGKTSLTERLLFDTGAIGRLGSVDAGDTQTDTGLIERQRGITVRSAVASFTAGTTQVNLIDTPGHSDFVAEVERVLGVLDGAVLVLSAVEGVQAHTRVLMRTLRDMRLPVLLFVNKIDRVGARDDALLADIRRKLVPHLVPMTTVRELGTPSARALSPALDDDPEFRTRVAEALAEIDDALLARVVDGPYPSADELRTALAAHTRNGTTHPVHFGSARSGAGIGALIDGITGLLRPAPAGGDTTPNRAAPPRGTVFAVEREPSGKKTACLRLFTGTLAARQRVALHRNGPDGARLTHHGQITSLHVVGRRHGGDGTRQLTPGNIAKIGGLAEVRVGDRLTDPAGLDDGPRPPRFPAPTLRTLVRPREAAPGAASRLHAALQHLAEQDPLIHADAGPDGATTVLLYGEIQKEILAATLAHDFGIEAVFEPTRTVFLERPVGVGEATEEIGRRVPAPSGFWATVGLRVEPGQRGSGVAFRYETELGALPHAFHTAIEETVHSALRSGPRGWSVTDCAVTLTRSGFVGPLSTAGDFRGLTPLVLRRALDDAGTQLYEPCHTFDVDIPLDTLPAVTSCLTGLGAELSETAGGTTSWLVKGMIPASGVRTAEHRLPGLTRGEALWWSRPDGDRPVGRPAARTPGR; encoded by the coding sequence ATGCACATCCAGCACACCCTGAACATCGGCATCCTGGCCCACGTCGACGCGGGTAAGACCAGCCTGACCGAGCGCCTGCTGTTCGACACCGGCGCCATCGGCCGGCTCGGCAGCGTCGACGCCGGCGACACCCAGACCGACACCGGCCTCATCGAGCGGCAGCGCGGCATCACCGTGCGCTCGGCGGTGGCCTCCTTCACGGCCGGCACCACGCAGGTCAACCTGATCGACACCCCCGGGCACTCCGACTTCGTCGCCGAGGTGGAACGCGTCCTCGGCGTCCTGGACGGCGCCGTGCTGGTGCTCTCCGCCGTCGAGGGCGTCCAGGCGCACACCCGTGTCCTGATGCGGACGCTGCGGGACATGCGGCTGCCGGTGCTGCTCTTCGTCAACAAGATCGACCGGGTGGGCGCCCGCGACGACGCCCTGCTCGCCGACATCCGGCGCAAGCTGGTCCCGCACCTCGTCCCGATGACGACGGTACGGGAGCTCGGCACGCCGTCCGCCCGGGCGCTCTCGCCCGCGCTCGACGACGACCCGGAGTTCCGCACCCGGGTCGCCGAGGCGCTGGCCGAGATCGACGACGCACTGCTGGCCCGCGTCGTGGACGGCCCGTACCCCTCGGCCGACGAGCTGCGCACCGCACTCGCCGCACACACGCGGAACGGCACCACCCACCCCGTCCACTTCGGCTCGGCGCGCAGCGGAGCGGGCATCGGTGCGCTGATCGACGGGATCACCGGCCTGCTCCGGCCGGCACCCGCCGGTGGCGACACGACTCCGAACCGCGCGGCGCCACCGCGCGGCACGGTCTTCGCCGTCGAGCGCGAACCGTCCGGGAAGAAGACCGCCTGTCTGCGCCTGTTCACCGGCACGCTGGCCGCGCGCCAACGGGTGGCCCTCCATCGCAACGGCCCGGACGGCGCTCGACTGACGCACCACGGCCAGATCACCTCCCTCCACGTCGTCGGACGGCGCCACGGCGGCGACGGCACGCGGCAGTTGACGCCGGGCAACATCGCAAAGATCGGCGGTCTGGCGGAGGTACGGGTCGGCGACCGGCTCACCGATCCGGCGGGCCTGGACGACGGCCCACGCCCGCCGCGCTTCCCCGCCCCCACCCTCCGGACGCTGGTCCGCCCCCGTGAGGCGGCGCCCGGCGCGGCGTCCCGGCTGCACGCGGCCCTCCAGCACCTCGCCGAGCAGGACCCCCTCATCCACGCCGACGCCGGACCCGACGGCGCCACGACGGTCCTGCTCTACGGCGAGATCCAGAAGGAGATCCTGGCGGCGACGCTCGCCCACGACTTCGGGATCGAGGCCGTCTTCGAGCCCACCAGGACCGTCTTTCTGGAACGGCCGGTGGGCGTCGGCGAGGCGACCGAGGAGATCGGGCGGCGGGTCCCCGCCCCGAGCGGCTTCTGGGCCACGGTCGGGCTGCGCGTCGAGCCCGGGCAGCGCGGTTCCGGCGTCGCCTTCCGGTACGAGACCGAGCTGGGCGCCCTCCCGCACGCCTTCCACACCGCCATCGAGGAGACGGTGCATTCCGCGCTCCGCAGCGGCCCGCGCGGCTGGTCGGTCACCGACTGCGCCGTCACCCTGACCCGCTCGGGCTTCGTGGGCCCGCTCAGCACGGCGGGCGACTTCCGGGGCCTGACCCCGCTGGTGCTCCGGCGGGCCCTGGACGACGCCGGGACGCAGCTCTACGAGCCCTGCCACACCTTCGACGTGGACATCCCCCTCGACACCCTGCCGGCCGTCACCTCGTGCCTCACCGGGCTCGGCGCGGAACTCTCGGAGACCGCGGGCGGTACGACGTCATGGCTGGTCAAGGGCATGATCCCGGCCAGCGGGGTGCGCACCGCCGAGCACCGGCTGCCGGGGCTGACCCGTGGTGAGGCGCTGTGGTGGTCCCGGCCCGACGGAGACCGGCCGGTCGGCCGCCCGGCCGCACGGACACCGGGGCGCTGA
- a CDS encoding GlsB/YeaQ/YmgE family stress response membrane protein yields the protein MGILAWALIGLLAGAIAKALMPGKDPGGCLITMLIGIAGGLLGGWLGKVIFGVHSINGFFHLSTWIAAIVGSLIVLLLYRLTLGRHHAR from the coding sequence ATGGGAATTCTCGCCTGGGCCCTGATCGGCCTGCTCGCCGGTGCCATCGCCAAGGCCCTGATGCCCGGCAAGGACCCCGGCGGCTGCCTGATCACCATGCTGATCGGCATCGCGGGCGGCCTGCTGGGCGGCTGGCTGGGGAAGGTGATCTTCGGGGTCCACTCGATCAACGGCTTCTTCCATCTGTCGACGTGGATCGCCGCCATCGTCGGCTCCCTGATCGTCCTGCTCCTCTACCGCCTCACCCTGGGGCGCCATCACGCGCGCTGA
- a CDS encoding MarR family winged helix-turn-helix transcriptional regulator, protein MTQGSDVEDLAGALYGSIGLLARRLRQLQAPGELSLPERAALARLDRGGPATAAELARAEQITSQAMGTTLGVLEERGFVERRRDPHDGRRIIMSLTEVGVEVLRHKRDARARQLAKAIEEQFTGAELATLKAAAPLIERLGDSL, encoded by the coding sequence ATGACTCAGGGCTCGGACGTCGAGGACTTGGCCGGCGCGCTCTACGGAAGCATCGGTCTGTTGGCCAGGCGCCTGCGCCAGCTCCAGGCACCCGGCGAGCTCTCGCTGCCCGAGCGCGCCGCGTTGGCGCGGCTGGACCGGGGCGGCCCGGCCACGGCGGCCGAGCTGGCCCGTGCCGAGCAGATCACGTCCCAGGCCATGGGGACCACCCTGGGCGTGCTGGAGGAGCGCGGCTTCGTCGAGCGCCGGCGCGATCCGCACGACGGCCGGCGGATCATCATGTCGCTGACCGAGGTCGGCGTCGAGGTGCTGCGGCACAAGCGGGACGCCCGGGCCAGGCAGTTGGCGAAGGCCATCGAGGAGCAGTTCACCGGCGCCGAGCTGGCGACGTTGAAGGCGGCCGCCCCGCTGATCGAGCGGCTGGGCGACAGCCTCTGA
- a CDS encoding TetR/AcrR family transcriptional regulator produces MQTSTRDRIIVTAARLLQRQGYVGTGIKQIAQEAQATLGSVYHFFPGGKETVAVAAIEHSSREFAALLKSALDAEPDPAAAVDACAGQLAEELRESGWIEGCPVTAAALETLGTDSPIQQACAAALHDWEQLVRDKLLRSGLPARDAGELATTIIGALEGAEVTAQVTRSEEPLRTVGRQLARLVGTYERSARPASGRD; encoded by the coding sequence ATGCAGACCAGCACCCGGGACCGGATCATCGTCACCGCAGCCCGCCTCCTCCAACGGCAGGGCTATGTCGGCACCGGCATCAAGCAGATCGCCCAGGAGGCGCAGGCCACCCTGGGCTCCGTCTACCACTTCTTCCCCGGCGGCAAGGAGACCGTCGCGGTCGCCGCGATCGAGCACAGCAGCCGGGAATTCGCCGCACTCCTGAAGAGCGCGCTGGACGCCGAGCCCGATCCGGCGGCGGCAGTGGACGCCTGCGCCGGTCAACTCGCCGAAGAACTAAGGGAGTCGGGCTGGATCGAGGGCTGCCCGGTCACCGCGGCGGCCCTGGAAACGCTCGGCACCGACTCGCCGATCCAACAGGCGTGCGCGGCGGCCCTGCACGACTGGGAACAGCTTGTCCGCGACAAGCTGCTGCGCAGCGGCCTGCCCGCCCGGGACGCCGGGGAACTGGCCACCACCATCATCGGCGCCCTGGAAGGTGCCGAGGTCACCGCGCAGGTCACCCGCAGCGAGGAACCCCTGCGCACGGTCGGCCGTCAACTGGCGCGCCTGGTGGGCACGTACGAACGATCCGCTCGGCCTGCGAGCGGGCGGGACTGA
- a CDS encoding NAD(P)-dependent oxidoreductase, with product MSSNTSTGTGENTAKGAAADRRSVTVIGLGPMGQAMADAYLDQGYEVTVWNRTAARADALVARGATLAAGVADALAANELVILSLTDYEAMYAVLEPATAALAGRVLVNLSSDTPEKARAAARWAADHGAVQLTGGVTVPPSGIGRPESATFYSGPRAVFDAHRPALEVVTGRTDYRGEDPGIAALYYQIGMVMFWTSMLGYWQALALADANGLPASEILQHATETAQSLPGFFAFYAERIDAGRHQGDVDRLAMGLASVEHVLHTNADAGVDTALPTAVVELFRRGVQAGHGADSFSSLLELMKKG from the coding sequence ATGAGCAGCAACACGAGCACCGGCACCGGCGAGAACACCGCGAAGGGCGCGGCCGCCGACCGGCGGTCGGTCACCGTCATCGGGCTCGGACCGATGGGCCAGGCGATGGCCGACGCCTATCTCGACCAGGGCTACGAGGTCACCGTCTGGAACCGCACGGCCGCCCGCGCCGACGCCCTGGTGGCCCGCGGCGCGACCCTCGCAGCGGGCGTGGCGGATGCCCTCGCCGCCAACGAGCTGGTGATCCTCAGCCTCACGGACTACGAGGCGATGTACGCCGTACTGGAGCCGGCCACCGCCGCGTTGGCGGGCCGGGTGCTGGTCAACCTCAGCTCGGACACGCCCGAGAAGGCCCGGGCCGCCGCCCGCTGGGCCGCCGACCACGGTGCCGTCCAGCTCACCGGCGGCGTCACCGTCCCGCCGTCCGGGATCGGCCGCCCGGAGTCCGCCACCTTCTACAGCGGGCCGCGCGCGGTGTTCGACGCCCACCGCCCCGCGCTCGAAGTGGTCACCGGCCGGACCGACTACCGGGGCGAGGACCCCGGAATCGCGGCGCTGTACTACCAGATCGGCATGGTGATGTTCTGGACCTCCATGCTCGGCTACTGGCAGGCACTCGCCCTCGCCGACGCCAACGGCCTCCCCGCGTCCGAGATCCTCCAGCACGCCACCGAGACGGCGCAGTCGCTGCCGGGCTTCTTCGCCTTCTACGCCGAGCGCATCGACGCGGGCCGGCACCAGGGCGACGTGGACCGCCTGGCGATGGGCCTGGCCAGCGTCGAACACGTCCTGCACACCAACGCCGACGCGGGCGTCGACACCGCACTGCCCACCGCCGTCGTCGAGCTCTTCCGGCGCGGCGTCCAGGCCGGACACGGCGCGGACAGCTTCTCCAGCCTGCTGGAACTGATGAAGAAGGGTTGA